The sequence below is a genomic window from Chryseobacterium foetidum.
GCTTTTTTAAGACGATGATCGCTTCGGATGTTGAGTACTACAAAAATATCAGAAATTACAATAAGGCCTCCGAAATGCCCGTTCATTTCGGAACCGATGTGGAATATGGCTGCCCTTACGATTGCGGATTGTGTGTCGATCATGAGCAGCACAGCTGTCTTTCGATTGTGGAGGTTACCGACCGCTGTAATCTGACGTGTCCGACCTGTTATGCGATGTCTTCGCCGCACTACGGAAGCCACAGAAGTCTGGAGCAAATCGAAGCTATGTTTGACACGATTGTGAGAAACGAGGGCGAACCCGATGTGGTGCAAATCAGTGGAGGTGAGCCCACAATTCATCCGGAATTTTTCAAAATAATGGATATTGCCAAGACCAAACCGATCAAACATTTGATGCTGAATACCAACGGAATCCGTATTGCGAATGATCCAGGTTTTGCTGAGAAACTGGCAACCTATGCTCCGGAATTTGAGATTTATCTTCAGTTTGATTCTTTTAAACCGGAAGTTCTGGAAGATTATAGAGGAAAAGATCTGACGGATATCCGCATGAAAGCTTTGGCGAAATTAAATGAGTTAAATCTTTCCACAACGCTCGTAATTGTTCTGCAAAAAGACAAAAATATCGATGAAATCGGTAAGCTGATTGATTTTGCTTTAAAACAGAAATGCGTCCGCGGAATTACCTTTCAGCCTGTTGAAGTGGCAGGAAGGAACCGTGAAGATTCTGCACATGAAAAAATTACGTTAACAGAAGTTCGTCAGGAAATATTAAATCAATTTCCACTGTTGAATGGAGATGACATTATTCCTGTTCCGTGTAATCCCGATGCTTTGGCGATGGGGTATATTTTAAAACTTGAAGGTGAAACAATTCCTTTAACAAGATACATTAATCCTGCTGATCTGCTGAATAATGAAACCAAAAATACGATTGTTTACGAACAGGATGAAGGTTTAAAAATGCAGCTTTTAGACATTTTCAGTACCGGAATTTCTGTAGATCAGGTTCAGCCTAAAGTAAATCAGTTATTGTGTTGTCTCCCGGAAGTTTCCGCTCCGAATTTAGATTATGATAATCTCTTCAGAATTATCATTATGAATTTTATGGATGCGCATGATTTTGATGTTCGTGCCATCAAAAAATCCTGTGTCCACATTGTGAATAAAGATTTAAAAATGATTCCGTTTGAGACGATGAATTTGTTTTATCGTGATGATAAAATTAAATATCTGGAGGAATTGAGAAAGGAGGATAGGGTTTTGTTTTAAAAATGGTGTCCCACAGATTTCACAGATTTGCACAGATGCCTGAAAAAATAGTCTGTAATTTGGATAATTCAAGTAATGACATAGGAAGCTGAAGCGTTAAGAAAATTTAAATTTAATCCGTTAAAAAATTCCCACTGTTCGAAGCGCGGCAGAAATTTTGAATCGAAGAAACAATATTCGATCGCGCAAGTTTGGGAATTTTAGGATTAAATTTAAATTTTTAGCCTTCAGATTCCAAGTCTTGAATTTTTGGTTCTTTTGTTTCAAGACAAAAGAACTTGATTAATCAAACTTCATCACCTCGTTCAGCGTATTCATATACTCATACGCCGTCATATCAAATTTCACAGGGACAATTGAAATAAATCCGTTTGCCAGGGCAGTTTCGTCAGCATCTTCAGACTCATCCATATTGTTGAAATATCCTGTTAACCAGTAATATTTTTTACCGTGCGGATTGATTCTTTCGTCAAAACTTTCTTCCCATTTTGCGTTGGCCTGTTTGCAGATTTTCACGCCTTTAATTTCTTCTTTCGAAAGTTTTGGGATGTTCACATTCAACACAACACCTTTAGGCATAGGGTTTTCCAAAGTTTTTCTGACAATATTCTGAATGTATTCTTTAGCCTGCGTAAAATCTGCTTCCCAACTGAAATCCAAAAGTGAGAATCCAATCGATGGAAGCCCTTCCACACCACCTTCCACAGCTGCAGACATTGTGCCGGAATAAATTACATTGATTGAAGAATTGGCTCCGTGATTAATTCCCGAAACCACAATATCCGGTCTTCTCGGAAGAATTTTATCCAAAGCCATTTTCACACAGTCAACGGGGGTTCCGCTGCATGAATAATCTTTTTGAGGGCCTTCAAGCTGTACTTCTTCAAAGCTCAAAGTAGAGTTGATGGTAATCGCATGACCTTTTCCGCTTTGGGGAGAATTGGGAGCTACCACGATTACTTCTCCGATTTCGTTCATAAATTCTACAAGATTTCTGATACCGGGAGCCGTAATTCCATCATCATTGGTTACCAGAATAAGTGGTTTTTCCATATTTTATTTTTTAATTTGAACAAATTTACTAAAATGGAAATTGATTTTTGAAAGGGTGGGGTGAAGGTTTTGTTAAAGTTATTGAGATACTTTTTATTGATTGAGGATATAATTGTTAGCTGTTAAACATTAAAAAAAATTTTAATCTAATAATTTGATTATCTTTTTTTACTGCAAATAAACGAATTACAACTTCTGTAAAAATTAGAAAAATTATCAATACCAACAAAAATTTTTATTTTCTGATAATTTCTAAACGGGATACATTTTTAGGTTTATGAAGCAAAATTCCCCATCCACTTACTCTTCCTTTTTCTTCTTTACTCATTAATGCCGACCAATTTTTATATTGTCCTGTGGCAATTTTTAAAGTTGCCAATCTGCCATTACCGTACAAAACAAGTTCATAATTTTCTAAAGGCAACATGTGCCCCTCAGCTCTCAAAATATTATCTTTCCGTTCCTGAGAATTATACCAACTTATATTGCTGTCATAAGTAGCCATTATGATTTCTTTGTCTTTTTCCTTTCCTAATGCAAGATATTCATCGATTTTACCTTCATTTAATAAAGTTCTTTGTTTCTCAAAAAAATCTACAACTTCTTTTTTTAACTCTTCTCTATCCATTTTTGAAAGATCTTCACTGTCACTCCATCCTTTTAAATTGTAGGGAAGTTCTTTAATATCCAAATCCCATGATTGTTCCCAATAAGGAAGTTCTTCGGTAGGGGGATTTATTTTCAACTCATTATTTTTGTAATCTATTTCGTTTGAATATCCCAATGGCTTTTCCTGATCTTTATTAAGTTTAATAAAATAAATGCGCCAACGGGTATCATTATTTAAATTGATATCCTTTGGACTTAAAAGACCATTTTTAGAAAAAATATTATTTTTTGCAGGAAGAAATTTGATTTTTAATTTATGCAATCCATTATGTAACAGATATTGATTCAGCTCAACTGTTTTGCTTTTGTTGTCTCCATAAAAATAATCGACTAAAATGTCATCCAAATAAAGTTCATACGGTGTTAGTGAATTGATGTGAATTGCATATGTTATCTGTTTATTTTTTTCAATTTGGGTTTTATTTTGATTAATCATTTTATTATCAGCTGTTTTAATTTCTTTTTTTTGACAGTTAGTTAATATAAAACTTAAGAATGCTAAGTAAACTAAATAGTTTTTCATAATATTTCTATTTCCCATGGCTTTTTTGGCTCTAATAAGTTCGTTATGTAATCTGGTTCTGTATCATTAGATTGTGAATCTTCTGAATTATCAGATTTTGCTTCTAAATTAATGATTATTTCAGCATCTAAACCATCAAATTTAATAAGGGCAGGAGCTTTATTTGCTCTTTTATCATAAGTAATCCTTGATTCAAACTTTGCTTCTCCTTTGATTTTTGCTTCCGCAGATGCACTACCAATTCCTATAATGCTAACATTAAGGTCTACACCAGCACGTACATATAAACTTGCTGGAATATAGATTTGAATTTCACCTCCATTCCAGCCGTCTACACTATGAAATTCGACAGCTTTGAGTTCAATATTTAATTCAGCTTTAAATCCAACATATATATAATAGTCAATATGAACAGCTCCCAAAGTGAGATAATTTACTTTTTTTACAATCTGTGAAATGCGATACATAGCTTGACCAATTGGACCGATAAACTGCGCATAGAACAATAAGTCAACTTCTCCTTTAAAAGTGAAAAGTGGTTTTGCGGCAATTTCTAAATAATAAAACGAACCAATACTTCCAATTTGTTTTTTACTTTGCGAAAATTTTCCATTTATACCGCCACTAAAAGTGGGCATGCCAAGTTCAATTCTAAAGGGAAACCCTTTTGCTTTCCTTTGTTGCCATCTTTGAGACATTTTGCGTTCAGGAGCTCTACCCTCAGAAGTATTAGCTGTACCATTCGCAATGCTGCTTTCAGACTCAGCAGTTTCGTCAGCAAAAGTTATTGCTTTTACAATTTCGTATGTCTTTAGTAAAAACTTAATAGCGTTGAGAACGGGAAAACCATCGCCTGGTATTAATTCACGTTCTTCATTATTAATTTTGTACAGAGCTTCAAATTCTAACTCATATTTTTTCTCTTTAAATTTCCAATTCTTACTTTGCTCTGATCTTCTTTCACCTGCAAGTTTTTGGTTCTGATTATCTACACTTGTAAAAACTCGATATTTGTAATTTGGATTTTGTTTTACAGATACAGGGGTTTCCGTTTTATATTTAAAATTAATCCACCACTCAAAATCAGGATAGACTTCAATTTTTGCAATTTGGTTAGGATAGCGGCAAGTTGATATTGGAAGAAAGAATATTTGCTTATATCCCTCCTGCATAAAGATATATCTGGCAAGCCATGCCATTGATTGTATTTCAATTTGGGATGTTGAATAAACAGTATCAATAGTATACCCTAATAATTTTGCAAAAGTATTCTCATATGTTTTATTATACAAATACCTCAGCTTCAAAGTAATTTCTTTAGCACTTTCTATTTTGTAATCAATTCCGTCCTGCCACTGTTGTGCCTCAGATGGATTAAATACATTATCGGTTATAATTACATCGGTATCTTTGCTGTTTTCCACTGTAGTTGGAAGACCGGCGTCTTTCTGCTGTTGTTGATGTGTAGAGTCTGGTGTTGTGATTTCACCTCTGAAAAATGCAGAATACACTTTATCTACCTGAAAAACATTTTTATCTTGTGTATGTTTTTGTCCCTCATCCAACAGCAATCCCTGGCAAAATTGGTTTTTGGTCTGTAAGCCATCAAGAGTAATGGTAATTTCTTTTCGTTCATCACCTGCGATAATGGCAAATATTTGTTCAGTTTTATCTATTTCATTAGCTGGTTTTGTCTCGTCAAAGATAACCAGAGAACGATTTGTGTCTTCTTTTTCCTGAATCGTAATTTTTGAATATCCACAAGGATCAAATTCTCGTTTCGTATAGTCAATATCACCGATATACTGAATCATATTTTTTTTGTCTTGTTCTATACGGGTAAGATAATGATCCATCAATTCTTCTGAAACCATAAAACGGCTGGAGATAGAATCTTTTTTATCTACATCCTGAGTTTGTAATAATTCAGCATTATAATTTATAAGATCTTTTGTAGGAGTATCTGCATAGTTTTTAAAAGCCACTCTTTCTTCTTTCGCATTGGTACCGTATATCAGTCCTGGCTCTTGCCAAACCCTATAAACTTCAACTGCTACCGTGAAGTTTTTCTTTCTGTTTTCTCCTTTTTTCCAATCTATATTTATATTAAAATTATGTCTTAAATAATGATTGTAATCACCTTTTTCCCCTTTTGATGTTAAGGTATCAACAATTACTTTGTCCCAAAGATTTTTGTCTTCGAAGTCTTCTGTTTCAGTTAATCCTTTTGCTTCTGTTTCTTCAAGTAAGTAAACTTTTGCTTTGTACTTATTTTTCTTTTCCAGATTATATCCGTGAAACATAATGGTAAGATTTGCAATCTCTCCATAGCGTTTTATATCTTCACTTTTATGAAAGTAGGCATAATCGATTTTTGATGAAGTAATGGGTATAATATAAAAATAAAATCCTGTACCGGGATTCTCACTGAAAAGTTCAACCCTTTGTTTATGTCCAAAATAATATGAGTCTTCAGATGGATTAAATTTTAAATAACGCCCAACTTTATATTTTTTCTCTAATCCATATTTACTAACAGGAATAGTTCCGCCGCTTAGAGGTCCCCAGAGATTTTCTGTAATATCCTCAGGTTTTGCTTTCTCCAAGCTTTGAAAAAAGAGGTCATAAATAAAAGCCCATCTGGCATTATCTGCTGTATATTTAGGGTTGGCCGTTTTTCCACCAACACAACTTTCATCAACGATAAATTCGTTTTTATCTCTTGTATACAAATAATAAGTACCGCCGTTG
It includes:
- a CDS encoding radical SAM protein, which translates into the protein MPVRNYTYYDYTISICPECLKRVGAKIIIEDEAVFMTKRCPDHGFFKTMIASDVEYYKNIRNYNKASEMPVHFGTDVEYGCPYDCGLCVDHEQHSCLSIVEVTDRCNLTCPTCYAMSSPHYGSHRSLEQIEAMFDTIVRNEGEPDVVQISGGEPTIHPEFFKIMDIAKTKPIKHLMLNTNGIRIANDPGFAEKLATYAPEFEIYLQFDSFKPEVLEDYRGKDLTDIRMKALAKLNELNLSTTLVIVLQKDKNIDEIGKLIDFALKQKCVRGITFQPVEVAGRNREDSAHEKITLTEVRQEILNQFPLLNGDDIIPVPCNPDALAMGYILKLEGETIPLTRYINPADLLNNETKNTIVYEQDEGLKMQLLDIFSTGISVDQVQPKVNQLLCCLPEVSAPNLDYDNLFRIIIMNFMDAHDFDVRAIKKSCVHIVNKDLKMIPFETMNLFYRDDKIKYLEELRKEDRVLF
- the surE gene encoding 5'/3'-nucleotidase SurE; this encodes MEKPLILVTNDDGITAPGIRNLVEFMNEIGEVIVVAPNSPQSGKGHAITINSTLSFEEVQLEGPQKDYSCSGTPVDCVKMALDKILPRRPDIVVSGINHGANSSINVIYSGTMSAAVEGGVEGLPSIGFSLLDFSWEADFTQAKEYIQNIVRKTLENPMPKGVVLNVNIPKLSKEEIKGVKICKQANAKWEESFDERINPHGKKYYWLTGYFNNMDESEDADETALANGFISIVPVKFDMTAYEYMNTLNEVMKFD